A single region of the Candidatus Dadabacteria bacterium genome encodes:
- a CDS encoding AtpZ/AtpI family protein, which translates to MRHKWMVFAVVGMEMAAAVAAGLFAGDWLDSKLGTETPYMTVAGLVAGTAGGMVLLFRTLGRFG; encoded by the coding sequence ATGAGGCACAAGTGGATGGTTTTTGCGGTTGTGGGGATGGAGATGGCGGCGGCGGTTGCGGCGGGGCTTTTCGCGGGCGACTGGCTTGATTCAAAACTCGGCACAGAGACGCCGTACATGACGGTTGCGGGGCTGGTCGCCGGAACCGCCGGGGGGATGGTTCTGCTTTTCAGAACGCTGGGGAGGTTCGGATGA